The DNA sequence tgattcatttaaaaatagaatgtttatacatctatatgttaatattttctaaaatatgcaaaatggaagaaatataaaatgaaaacatacaactttttctgaggggtcgaaatgtcttggggtcgaaatgtctttggggtcgaattgtccaagaaaattaaattttggggttgaaatgtcttggggtcgaaacgtccaagattcaATGCTACCAgcgttttttttcaccaaaatattcggcgaaattcggccccattcccccctcaaaatagtatatttttttcccctttccgatgcctaaaattcccctctgaaaataaaaaaaaaaaatccaatcaattaaatcataattcactagtttattttatttattttcatatagaaaacagttcaccgcggtatctcgcgttttgtttacatcgacaccggttggagtaacttcccttgataaatcagaatcatcgaagcgctttattattctgtacaacaacgctgttgaatgttagtctgcgaatgatttgcattctatttgtttggccgggtagtgttgagttttccatcttctagtcagtcagggtttgattttatgctttgggaagggactagtccaatgcatacattgttttttacagtttgtttttattgtgacaggtcaaatgtaacagtgactgcaaatgtcagactttgacagaaataaaaaacagCCACTCACCGATTTGTTCAAGAAGGGAcctaatgtctgttgtaaattttggtagtctaatgaatgtcttatcctccacatttgaaaaatttatttggttatctggtattgatatgctacattgtgttatatgtcatgtcagatgctcttatgggccctgaatttatcaataaacttgaaactgtagtttatttcaacacaaatgaaaattccccttttcttagttttacgtcgaatttttccccctccaaagggcaccgacccccttcccccaaaactgaaaaaaatcactggctactcaagttattgagcggaaaccgcTTTCCATGttttggtccctgtgaccttgacttttgatcaggtgacccaaaaagcaatagggtcatctactctacatgtttaaTGATTctatgacgtttcaacattctgggtctagtggttatgaagttattgatcagaaacggttttccatgttgaGGCCCCtgttactttgacctttgatctagtaaccacaGAATAACTGGAGCCATcttctctgtaagccctatcaccctatgaagtttgaaggctgtaggtcaaatggttctccagttattgatcgagtGTGACGAACAGatggccccagtgaccttgacctttgatggagtgagcCCAAAACAATAGGGACCATCTACACTgtaatcaccctatgaagttttaaggttctaggtcaaatggttctcaagttatggaatTCCAAGTTCTGTCCGCTGCCACCTTGACCTTTTATAGTGACTGCAAAATCAGTAGgtgtcatttactctgcatgtccaataatcctatgaagtttcaacattctgggtcaagtggttctcaagttactgacaggaatTTGCTTTCTATGTTAAGGctgctgtgaccttaacctttaatagaatgaccccaaaatcgataggggtcatctactctgaatgtccaatcatcctatgaagtttcaacactcccgtcaagtggttttcaagttactgataGGAAATTATTCCCATGTtcagaccctgtgaccttgacctttaacagagtgaccccaaaatcaataggggtcatctactctacatgtccaatcatcctaagaagtttcaacattctgggtcaagtggtactcaagttattgatcggaaaatggttttccatgttcaggctcctgcgactttgacctttgatggagtaaccccataaacaataggggttgtctactccataagccatGTCATCCTaggaagtttgaaggttctacgtcaaatggttctccagttattgttccgaaatgaagtgtgacggacggaaggacggatggacagggcaaaaacaatctGTCTCCTTTAGTGTACACTGGGTTGGGGCATAAATATATGGGATATGTACAAACACAAGAAAGAGAGATTGACAAAGATAGACTTAGAACCAGCCGCTGGGAATTCAGACACTATGAGCCTCATTGGCGTTTGACATTGTAGGTCGAAAAGGATgcataactttgcaaaaatgCAAAAGAGTTATTGACTTTTCACAGTGCATATCATATATCATTagagtaaacaagtgtgtgaggTTTCAATTCATTTCTACAAATGGTTTCTAAGGTAAATATGTGAGATTTCAGTTCATTCCTACAGATGGTTTCCAAACTTGCCCTAAAACAGCCAAGTCAAAATAGGGACATTACTTTGTAAACATCTAAAGTACTGTCAGCTTATCACAACGAACAAGTGTGTGGAAAAAAATCAGGTGCACAAGGTCACAATATtgctacatggtttcatgactctaggtgaaatatttctagataaatgcagggtaatttttatataaaaatcccCTATGTTTTATGACTAATTCAAATTCTTTTTAAGAAACACATGTCacacaaacttttatgtcctATTGTTGACAATCAATGGCCATAAATCTTGTTTGACTGAAAGTTACCAGGAACAAGATGCTGAATAATGTTCCTATGATGTTTAATGACcctatgtcaaatattttaaatcatgtgtgacacaaacttttatgctcCTTTATACATAGTTTTGACTAggtcaatggccataactctggttcaGCTCAACAATATCTCTCAGATGCACAATTTTACTTGCTGAGAAATATTCCTGTAATAATTCATAAtcctaaattattttttttttagatacatgcgacacaaatttaagccattttattaatgttttactaaatcaagggccatcactctggcCTGACTGTGTGAGATACAAattaaaacatcaggtgcacatATTTCCATGCTGAAAAACAATCTTCTGAGGTCTGATgattctgggtcaaatactttttgaaatatgcatgaaaataatttcGGACAGATTGATGGACAAGGACAATTTTAAGCCCCCAAAAGTTTAAGGAGATGCAAAACAGAGCCATGGAACCTGTTCACTGCATTTTAGATCATCTCGCTAGTGGTAACTGACAGAACAGCTTAAATCGATAACAAACTTGGTCACAGACAACAACGAACGACCGGGTGCAATAAACCTATTCttcaaataaatgtcattttcatGGCCACATAATTTCAAATGACAAAGGTAACGTATGTTGTTTTGCAGATTtctgttctttaaaaaaatgatggAAACCTGCTTCAACATTCATTAATTATTGGCTTACTTTTATAATTTGCTTTTATCGATCAAGCACAAATCTATGAATTAAAGGTACTAACTCAATCATTTTTTAAGCCCAAAATGATTTCTctaaaaatccatgaaaaactACATCTGTCATTGAGTGTCATATTGTTCAAAGGATCCTGGGGTGGTGCTTTAGGCTCATATGAGGTACCGGATGATTTTGGTCACTTAGGTTCGAGCCCCTGTAAAATTCCAGTGTTTCCAGGGGACCTCTATTTGACAAACTTTTAAGTCTAAGTTTTCAGGCTTAACTTTAAATAGTTGTCTACACCACAGATAAAACACAATATAACTggttttttatgtttaattttgaattttcccAATAAAGATAACAAAAATCCAATAAACTGTTTACAAAGCTCTAATTTGTACACATGTGTTTGAATATCCCGTGTAACAGTAACAGTTCTAGTGAAATCAACTTTAATTCATTATTTAAGTCGAAATTGAAATGTTCCTTCTAAGCTTTCTATAAGCTGTTTAGGTATCAGTCACATTTATGCCTTTTTTTTCTGGCAAGACACGCCAGAAACGTTTTAGAAcatcttgtttgttttgtgtcttaaaccaaagagctataaaataaatttttatacttctttgcttaaaCTCAACTCCTTGAATAGCTGAACATTCTGCATGATCAAGATTTGCAAATAGAttaaactgaccaattaaaagACACATTCTTTTATAAACAGCCAATCAAATTTAAGCTTGAAAGGACCTGGATGATTGCCACCAACTGATACcattatttaataattatatttacatgaaaacaaGTCTATTGACAGTCAGCCccggtgtaactgtttcaagttatcacagtttataacccatctgagttattgcttatacttatataacttgtttcagttatcataaattaTTACAAAACCCTAAGACCTGTGCAAATTCCTCATTTTTGAATGAAACTACCGGTAATGCAATTATTTACTGAATCCTTGAACTCtagctatgcagtaaaattttttacaCAAGGCTGATAAAGgtttacgcaaaagttttaaagctataaaactcttaacatcccattatacacctataaattggaagtaccatccatcttgtaccacagaaaagtggtctctgtttttccctatggtcaataataaaaagtttcaaaataagctatctatagtaacataaatgggaagtaattcaaaaacaatttattgtaagtgaacaaaaaagagatctgccaaataaaaacaagagtactGCAATGCAtctagcaatatacacaaagcaaagtcatatatgacctttgacccttagttgtgaccttgaccttgaagagagtcatccggaacatttgctctgcacgtcgtctcagtgtggtgaacatttctgccaagtttctttgaaatccttccagcagttcaagagttacagagcggacacgaaacaaactgatctgacttttgacccctaagtgtgaccttgaccttgaagtgagtcctcctgaacatgcgctctgcatgtcatcttggtgtggtgaacatttgtgtaaagtttctttgaaatccttccaggggttcaagagttacagagcggacacgaaacaaactgatatgacctttgacccctaagtgtgaccttgaagcgagacaatcaaaacatgcgctctgcaagtcgtctcactgtggtgaacatttctcccaagtttctttgaaatccttcaaggggttcaagagttatagggccgacacgaaattgctaacggacaaacagacagacaccagcgtcataacataatacgtccctttgggcgtataaaaacagtTGCCCGAAATAGTGAAACAtttaatgttgaaaatccggACAAGCAAATTTTGACTGCGGGAAAGTGGATTTTTTTGTGATATTTAGATTTCTACACCCCTGAAGTACTTCTCTGCAGTATGACTTCTCATATACATTTTCAGATGACTGTTAATGAAACACATCACATTTACAGAGCCATTCTCTTATGTGTTTCCCCACATGACTCTTCAAAGTACCACTAATATAACTACAAATATCACATCTAAAAGCGATTCTCATCTGTATAGTATACTCAGTATGTCTTCAGGTTCCAACTTAATAACAACATGCAAACAGTTCTGTTCTGTGTCAATTCTAATGTATCTTAGGTTTCCACAATTACAATCTCTAGTGTTTTATCAAAGAACATGTTCTTTCATATGTCTCTACAGATTACTGCTGCAATTACAAGCATATTACAAATGTCACATTTAAAGaatttctctcctgtatgtcTTCCCATATGTACTTTCAAAAGACATTGTGTTCTACAAACAAAACCACAAAAATCacatttcaacaagagctgtcactaatggtgacaaatgcccctgcagtgccttgacctttgacatggtgaccttgacctttgacctggtgacccaaaagtcagaaGGGgatgtgtactcaataagtactatcagcatgtgaaatttgaaggtccttggtgcagtggttcgtgagtaaagtgccttcatgcaaaaagttaacgttgtgacgaatgaactCATGAATGGACGGAcagctgaaaactaatatgcctcccttcgggtgCATAAAAATATTATCTCCTGTATGAATTCTCATATGtactttcaaattaaaggaattacatgcataatcacaaaatTCACATTTGAGgtgtttctctcctgtatgtaccTTCATTATGTCTCTTCAGTTGACCACTTTCATGTCATTCATAGTAAAGACTTAACATTTGAAatgtttctctcctgtatgtatctTCATATGTCTCTTCAGACTAGTACTATCATTACATGCATAACTGCAAACTTCACATTTGAAatgtttctctcctgtatgtatctTTATATGTCTCTTCAGACTAGTACTAGAgatacatgcataatcacaaacatcacatttgaaatgtttctctcctgtatgtaccTTCATATGTCTCTTCAAAATACCACTTTGATTACATTCATAACCACAAATATAACAGCTAAAACGTTTATCTCCTGTATGTTTTCTCCTATGCATTGTAAGGTTACACTTAACACTACaggcataatcacaaacatcacatttaaaaggTTTCTCTCCCGTATGTTTTCTCATATGAATAATAAGGATACCCTTTacattacatgcataatcacaaacactGCATTTATaaggtttctctcctgtatgaatTCTCATATGTTTGTTTAAATTAGAGGACGAAAAAGATGAATTATTAGAAACTtcacatttaaaaagtttttcttcaCTATGTTTTGTCAAATGCGTACGTCTTTCTCTACACacatagtcacaaacatcacatttaaaagttttctcttctgtatgtattctcatatgcACCTTCAATCTTGATCTTGAATGGCATACATAACCACAAACATCCCATTTAAAGCATTTTCCCCATGTAGATCTACTATGCTTACTCATATGTCTCTTTAGACTATAATTTCGACTAGAtgcatagtcacaaacatcacatgtATATGGCTTCTCCCCTGTATATATTGACATATGTCTCTTAAGGTATATGGGATGAGCCGATACATAATCACAAACTGGACATTTGACGATTTTCTCCTTCGTATGCTCTTTCTTATGCCTCTTTAAGCCCAAACTATCACTGCATACAAAATCACAAACGTCACATTTGAGGAGTTTCTCGCTTGAATGTATTCTCATATGCACCTCCAGTCTATATCTTCCAAGACATGCATAGCCACAAACAtggcatttaaagcatttctcccTTGTATGTTTATTCATATGTTTCTTTAGATTACAATTTCGactacatgcataatcacaaacctcacatttaaatggtttctctcctgtatgtattgtcgTATGTCTCCTAAGGTTTGAAGAGCTAGTAAATACATACTTACAAACTtcacatttaaagtttttttcttttgtatgcaCTTCCTTATGCCTCTTAAGGCCCAAACTATCACTGCATACGAAATCACAAAAATCACATTTGAGCAGTTTCTCTCCTGTGTGTACTCtcatatgtcttttcagtttAATGCTCAAATTACTTGTGTAACCACAAACTGTACATTTAAAATGCTTTGACCTTTGTGCTTTATTCCTTGTTTGGCAGTACAAGCACTGTCTGGGGAAAcattttccttctttatttctaGCATAGTGCTATTTTCACTTTCCATAATGATTGTATCTGTACATGTACTTCTTTTATGATAGAAGTTTGCGTCTACAAACCGGGCTGCTACCTGGGTTTATCTACAAAAGATAACATCCTACAGATATTTACACACTGTCATACAGATTAGCTCAAACAGACACCCATTTAATTTTTATAGTATAAAGATCATCAGAATTAGTGCAAATTTCAGACTTGGACATTCCTTCAGCCGGACAATTCCCGGCTGTAGTATGTCCATGGATTCCATGGATTTCAGCATGGTCTGTTGTCCATGGAGTATTGGAACACATATCCATGGACAAAAACTGTGTATCCCTGGATAAAAATCCATGCCTGTCCAGGGACAGTGGCCATGGACAATGTCCATGGCATCCATGGCCAGTGTCCAGGGCATATCCATGGACAGTGGCCATGCCATCCATGGACATTGTCCAGTGTCTAAGCCATCCATGGATGGTGTCCATGCCATCCATGGACTGGGTCCATGCCGTCCAAGGACCTGTCATCATGCAGCACTTCTTAGCCTAACCTGGCAATTGTGGCTTGAACTTCCTACCGTAACAGGGCATTTGTTCAAATCTATATATCAGACAAGTGGATGTCTGGTTAAGAATGATAAATATTCACTTAGctttaactaaaaaaataaactacaagatatattaaatataaaaattatttaatagaAAGTTATGaatacaataaaatcatttttggagtTATGTTGGCTCAATATAGGTGGCACCAGAATGTCTCTTAGCTTTGCTAAAACCATCACCAGGGTCAGGAACCTCATTCCAGCCATTTCTGAAATTGATATAACGcatatataaacaatttatattaataattGCAATTAAAATGTTTAGACAATACAATATTACCTATGTGAAATGAAAACTGTAAATCCAGAATTAATTTGCAGTTACCATTTAAATGTTGTatcaaaaccaattattttatatgaaaataagagCACAATCTGTGGGTACTATCCCTCATCTCAGTAAATGCTTATTAATAATGATGACAGACAagcttaaaaagaaattttagaatttcGTACTGACAAAAAAttgatgtcataaaatgttgatgGAATTATCAGCCTGTCAGTGAAACCATAAATCCCCAACAAGATAAATTAATACATCATCAACCTTTTatagaaacaagagatcacagagtgatcttggcgcccaccaatgtgccatttttgagtgttccaaatttcaagacttactgactagctcaaggtcaaatttcatttccgtacacaacactttgcatgtggtccaaattcaaaagctgtagcttgagaaatgtgaaagtaggtcactagatcaatttcaaggacgaaatgtgaaagaaggtcactaggtcaaaatcaaggtcaaattacacttcagatcacaaatttatgcatgtggtccaaatttaaagcctgtaccttcaaaaatgtggaagtaggtcactaggtcaatgtcaaggtcaaagtttgttttggtacacaatcctatgcatgtggtctaaatttgaagcctgtagctacagaaatgtgaaagtaggtcactaggtcaatcttaaggtcaaagttcatttcggtacacaaaactatgcatgtggtccaaatttgaaggctgtagctcgagaaatgtgaaagtaggtcactaggtcaaaatcaaggtcaaattttatttcggaacacagaactatgcatgtgttccagatttgaagccagtaccttcaaaaatgtgaaagtaggtcactaggtcaatgtaaaggtcaaagtttgattcggtacacaaaactatgcatgtggtccaaatttgaaggctgtagctggagaaatgtgaaagtaggtcagtaggtcaaaatcaaggtcaaattccaattcagaacacaaaactatgcatgtggtccaaatttgaagcctgtaccttcaaaaatgtgaaagtaggtcactaggtcaaagtcaaggtcaaagtttttttcagtgcacaaaactatgcatgtggtccaaatttgaaggctgtagctacagaaatgtgaaagtaggtcactaggtcaaaatcaaggttaactcatgtcaaggttcatcttgccactcaaaaccatacatgtggtccaagtttgaatgttgtaggttattgacaagaagattttaaaatcttttccctatataagtctatatgaaccatgtgacccccccagggcggggccatatttgaccctagggggataatttgaacaaacttggtagagaaccaccagatgatgctacattacaaatgccaaagccctaggctttgtggtttggacaataagattttcaacgtttttccctatgtaagtctatgtaaaccatgtgacccccggggcggagccatatttgaccctagggggataatttgaacaatcttagtagaagaccactagatgatgtcatatacaaaatatcaaagccctaggccctgtggttttgaacaagaggtttttcaaagtttttccctatataagtctatataaaccatgtgacccccggggcggggccatattagaccccaaggaaatattttgaatcatcttggtagaggaccactagatgatgcttcataccaaatatcaaagccctaggctctgtggttttggacaagaagattttcaaagtttttccctatataagtctatgtaaattatagaaataaacaaagggccattacttactaaaaaattgttgaaccagtctgattttcagggggacacaactagggtaccaatacatcattctgacaaagtttggtcaaaatcccccaggtagtttctgaggagatgcgataacgagaaattgttaacggacggaaggacgacggaccacggacgcagagtgatttgaatagcccaccatctgatgatggtgggctaataaatatactagtataagTGTTTGCAAATATTTACTTACAGTTAAGTGTTTGATGGGGTCTCTGTCTGTGATCTCATTTCATCATATAGCATATATAGTCACTAAAGCCATCAATTATCTCTGATTACATCATTTCATTCATACATGTTGAAGACAATGCTTCTAATAACTAAATATGTACACTCTTGTATCTGCAAAGTAAAATTACAACATAATGTTTAGACTTTGTTGTAAGCCAAGTGATTGTAGCTAGGACTAACTACAAGAAATGAATAATAGAAAACTGCAAGAACTATATGCATTAAATAAACTGTTGCTACAGAAGCATAATTATGTATCATTCACATATACCTTAAAAATACCTGCAACCAGGTGAAAGTTTAAGCCACTGAGATGAATAAAGTTCCTGCTTCAGTCTATTTGTTTTAGTTCTATGATATAtagatttaaattatattttagtttAGAAAGTTTAATGTTCTTACCTGATATCTCTCTAAAAGCATTTTAGAATTTCAAGGTACAAAATTATTTAGCTCCATTCCATTTTGCCTCCAACatccattctcatccatcagatgttcgtcaaattCCCGAGACGAAcattcatccggggaaccacggtaaacctctggtatgcgagaatgccaACATCGAGAAcaaagcacttcctgtttacattcaaatttttgtattcaTGAGCAATATTCCTTGGTACAGTATAGTTACTGAAGGGAATATCTGgaatgttcttaaaatatatatatacagttcatgagaatttttccatttatttgctcacagaatttgcaaaggtcacagagaaaaaaataaataataagtacTGGGATTATTTCTTGGGGCTACATGTGTAAAACGGCTTCAGAAGCCTGCATTTCCATTGGTCTTTATCTTGGTCAGAATCTCCAGATGTTATCAGCTATCTCTGTGTGTTCATTTGTACAACAGTACACATTGAACAGCAGTGTATTAAAAGGCTGTAAAAGCTAGATTATTAATCACCAGGCCTCGATCTTGACGGTAGCCCGGTAGCCCGAGGCTACCAGTTTTTCAGACGGACTACCGAATTTCCCATGCTGGGTAGTCCGTCGggctactaagttttcaaacatgttaataataaaggcttgaaatttcaccgatttatctgatgtttccttttaaatgacaacgaTATGTTCGGTCCGCATAACACCGGTCGGccatttttccgaaatttaaatcccttaattttcacaataattataaaaaggacttcatgaatctgaaatgaacatcctaaatactagctttcgtatatttatgcatgaattgatgactttagatttgcaatatataaagtaactttacaaaattcagaaattacatccctaaaaattacccggattgactggaatttacccgtaaggatatcaaaacgtcatgccagtaattttccattccacgagcacgtgcgacctattgtatcgccgttacttaaatgtttatcgacacgtacacaaaaaacgcttgtagtgcattcattttttaatattatcgcttcaaattttcagcaccgctttagaagtaatacagtttgaattttataacgattttaataagatgtcgacagaaatgtaggcaaaattctataaaaacgattgaagtttcatacaattatttgtaaaatttcaaacagcgcgatcttaattatttatttctttctaacagtaaataaataattcataatatggtcataaaattcagacttttgacaagaaagtacaaaaaaaacagaattaaaaaatcttaaataatgaaaaagcggcaacaatttaaatacatcaagtaaaacgatttttggcaaacagatttctgcaagtgcggatgaataggttacgggacctcgtgaacgtaaataaaaacaatgattgttttaaaataaagcagtatgatgtcgctgtggtttttaataagtttaataagtaaatgaagctttgtacatgtcttttttggctcgacactatgtcagatattcttttcaaacaataatgtaaattccttgagggcaaataggtcacagaggtaggatattatctattattacatactcgtttctattccccgttaagttacaatgatACCGGaaaagtcaatatttttccatacactgacgcctgaatttcatatcgggtgcgtgacgtaattcagcgTGTGtagttgcactattttttctatttagttcagtattgtcaatcctattcaggctgttgaacatatttatgatatttacataatatttatacgtgtagatgcgtatgtaataaaaaggttattatctttgcatcgggaaatatgcactcgttcttcagcggaagaatattgcgcttctaaagtcgcgcaatatttccgctgaagaactcgtgcatatttcccgatacaaagctaataacctataactattatcgtttgacacatttacctgtcagtttatacgggatattgcacattcgcttaaaaaaaaaataaagacgatacttttttactgatttcttctcagcaatctaaagaaccgaggccgtacgatcagacagtgatgtgccacatggcgcgaaaacatgacgtaatgccatgacaatctcgggcaaataaaccgctttgatctccacttcagatgccatgataccgacacacttctt is a window from the Mercenaria mercenaria strain notata chromosome 7, MADL_Memer_1, whole genome shotgun sequence genome containing:
- the LOC128558479 gene encoding zinc finger protein 808-like isoform X1 yields the protein MRVHTGEKLLKCDFCDFVCSDSLGLKRHKEVHTKEKNFKCEVCKYVFTSSSNLRRHTTIHTGEKPFKCEVCDYACSRNCNLKKHMNKHTREKCFKCHVCGYACLGRYRLEVHMRIHSSEKLLKCDVCDFVCSDSLGLKRHKKEHTKEKIVKCPVCDYVSAHPIYLKRHMSIYTGEKPYTCDVCDYASSRNYSLKRHMSKHSRSTWGKCFKWDVCGYVCHSRSRLKVHMRIHTEEKTFKCDVCDYVCRERRTHLTKHSEEKLFKCEVSNNSSFSSSNLNKHMRIHTGEKPYKCSVCDYACNVKGILIIHMRKHTGEKPFKCDVCDYACSVKCNLTMHRRKHTGDKRFSCYICGYECNQSGILKRHMKVHTGEKHFKCDVCDYACISSTSLKRHIKIHTGEKHFKCEVCSYACNDSTSLKRHMKIHTGEKHFKC